A genomic stretch from Bordetella sp. N includes:
- a CDS encoding tripartite tricarboxylate transporter substrate binding protein, which yields MHSLSPSLTRRALLRSVAAAPLLLSGLARAADDFPSRPLRLVVPFPAGGSSDALGRVLAAALAKTLGTSVIVENRGGAGGNIAGDYAARAAADGYTLLMAGQGILAINQPLYGHLSYDPAAFEYIGMMGDNANVLLANPQTLPVASVAALVAEARKRPGEIAYGSNGIGSLSHLTAEIFANAAQVKFLHVPYQGAAPMATDLRAGRIAFCVTGSTLAVSLSKGGGLRPLAVTTGVRLPQLPDTPTLVESGYPALEAPSWWATMAPAHTPAPVLARLREAFAAATSTPEYRHALEQQSTLPHPMDAAAAGPFLANERKKWATAVQSSGAKAS from the coding sequence ATGCATAGCCTATCCCCCTCCCTCACCCGCCGCGCCCTGTTGCGCTCGGTCGCCGCGGCGCCCTTGCTGCTGAGCGGCCTCGCCCGCGCGGCGGATGACTTTCCCTCCCGTCCGCTGCGCCTCGTCGTGCCCTTCCCCGCCGGTGGCTCATCCGACGCCTTGGGCCGGGTCTTGGCCGCCGCGCTCGCCAAAACACTGGGGACGTCCGTCATCGTCGAGAACCGCGGCGGCGCGGGCGGCAACATCGCGGGCGACTATGCGGCCCGGGCCGCCGCCGACGGCTACACGCTGCTGATGGCCGGCCAGGGCATCCTTGCCATCAACCAGCCCCTGTACGGTCACCTCAGCTACGATCCGGCCGCGTTCGAATACATCGGCATGATGGGCGACAACGCCAACGTGTTACTGGCGAATCCGCAAACCCTGCCGGTCGCCAGTGTCGCGGCGCTGGTGGCGGAGGCGCGCAAACGCCCAGGTGAAATCGCCTACGGATCCAACGGCATCGGCTCGCTGAGCCACCTGACCGCGGAAATCTTCGCCAACGCCGCGCAGGTCAAATTCCTGCACGTGCCCTACCAGGGCGCCGCGCCCATGGCCACGGACCTGCGCGCGGGACGCATCGCGTTCTGCGTGACGGGATCGACCCTGGCGGTGTCCTTGTCCAAAGGGGGCGGTCTGCGGCCGCTGGCGGTCACCACTGGTGTACGCCTGCCGCAACTGCCCGATACACCCACGCTGGTGGAGAGCGGCTACCCCGCGCTGGAAGCGCCCTCGTGGTGGGCCACCATGGCGCCCGCCCACACACCTGCGCCCGTATTGGCACGCCTGCGCGAGGCCTTCGCGGCCGCGACGTCCACGCCTGAGTATCGCCACGCCCTGGAGCAGCAATCGACGCTGCCGCACCCCATGGATGCCGCGGCTGCAGGGCCTTTCCTGGCCAACGAACGGAAGAAGTGGGCCACGGCCGTGCAGTCGAGTGGCGCCAAGGCCTCGTAG
- a CDS encoding D-2-hydroxyacid dehydrogenase family protein translates to MSKVFQHRARVAILDDYQGLALTSADWTALRERCDVNVFHEAIPPDEAPARLTDFDVLCTMRERMALPAGLLERLPKLKFIAVTGPHHRTLDLAAARRLGITVSCTPRPETGQFATAELAWGLILALTRHIPQETQGMRVGGWQHTVGKALYGRTLGLLGLGRLGAHMVPVARAFGMDVIAWSQNLTDEAARAAGARRVGKHELFARSDVLSVHLVLSERTRHIVDRAALQAMKPGAYLVNTARGGLIEQEALVDALEDGPLGGAALDTFEVEPLPADHVLRRLPKLLLTPHLGYTVEETFAWFYRLSIENIAAWLDGAPIRLLQAPA, encoded by the coding sequence GTGAGCAAGGTATTCCAGCATCGTGCCCGCGTTGCCATTCTCGATGATTATCAGGGGCTGGCCCTTACCTCGGCGGATTGGACGGCCTTGCGCGAGCGTTGTGACGTGAACGTGTTTCATGAGGCGATCCCGCCGGATGAGGCACCCGCCCGCCTGACGGATTTCGACGTGCTTTGCACGATGCGCGAGCGCATGGCGCTACCCGCGGGCTTGCTGGAACGCCTGCCGAAGCTGAAGTTCATCGCCGTCACGGGACCGCACCATCGGACCTTGGACCTGGCCGCCGCGCGCCGGTTGGGCATCACGGTGTCCTGCACGCCCAGGCCGGAGACCGGCCAGTTCGCCACCGCCGAACTGGCTTGGGGACTGATCCTGGCGCTGACGCGGCATATTCCGCAAGAGACGCAAGGCATGCGTGTCGGTGGCTGGCAGCACACGGTGGGCAAGGCGCTGTATGGTCGCACCTTGGGCCTGCTGGGCCTGGGCCGCCTGGGCGCCCACATGGTGCCGGTCGCGCGCGCCTTCGGCATGGATGTGATCGCGTGGAGCCAGAACCTGACGGACGAGGCCGCGCGCGCCGCCGGCGCCCGTCGGGTAGGAAAGCACGAGCTGTTCGCGCGTAGCGATGTGCTCAGTGTGCATCTGGTCTTGAGCGAGCGGACCCGCCACATCGTCGATCGTGCGGCGTTGCAGGCGATGAAGCCAGGGGCTTATCTGGTCAACACCGCGCGCGGTGGTTTGATCGAGCAAGAGGCTCTGGTCGACGCCTTGGAGGATGGGCCGCTGGGCGGCGCGGCGCTGGATACTTTCGAGGTCGAACCACTTCCCGCCGATCACGTCCTGCGTCGTCTGCCCAAACTGCTGTTGACTCCGCATCTGGGCTACACCGTCGAAGAAACCTTCGCGTGGTTCTACCGTCTGTCGATCGAGAACATCGCGGCGTGGCTGGACGGGGCGCCGATCCGCCTGCTGCAAGCGCCTGCTTAG
- the acnA gene encoding aconitate hydratase AcnA, whose amino-acid sequence MNTPNEPASAKAVADLPLAGSAVRYVDLDSAARAAGRDLAEYPYVIRVLLENLLRHQAWGDAIAAAEIDALWGWSEHTGADLPLYVARVILPDSSGLPVLQDLAALRDAVALAGGDPAKVEAHVPVDLIVDHSLQVDHWGDAQAVTLNLRREYQRNDERYRFLKWAQQAFHGVRVFPPGTGIIHQVNLEYAAPVIATTQRPDGLWAYPDFVIGGDSHTPMINALGVLGWGVGGIDAEAALLGEAYTFPVPEVVGVRLSGAIRSPALTTDAALLVTQRLRQAGVAGAMVEFFGPAVAQLSVPERATLANMAPEYGATCGFFPIDDKTLDYLRASGRADAQVALIQAYAHANGFFRAPDAVTPRYGRIIDIDLGEATPSIAGPRRPQDRLTLDEVPADFRARLVRAKAEGGFGIERVDAAAPAVEAVPATPNLPALTHGAVTLAAITSCTNTSNPAVMLAAGLLARNALRRGLMPPAWVKRSLAPGSRAVTRYLERAGLLTELEALGFYVIGYGCTTCGGKSGPLDADAAERIGEDGLVAVAVLSGNRNFEGRIHKLLRANYIGSPPLVVAYALAARIDIDFDTEPLGHDGAGAPVYLRDIWPAQEDIDALLPVAADRTLYEAVYDPAQVESQDWDALPASGGVRFAWDPKSLYLVEPPFFRDVSTGDALANLQAALGDCRVLAAFGDSLTTDHISPGGEIPLETPAGQYLTQAGVAQRDFNSYVARRCNYHVMTRATFANVRVHNELIPGSEGGVTRHFPDGAEMTIYDAAMAYRAAGLSSIILAGKEYGTGSSRDWAAKGSALLGVKAVIAESYERIHRANLVGMGVLPLAFEPGQGWRELGLTGSESYRFDGIEAGVLEGALIAVTATEGERVVRFKVRAQVLTQAERTLMAAGGIPARVLTTMLAEQEIAA is encoded by the coding sequence ATGAATACACCGAATGAGCCGGCATCGGCCAAGGCCGTGGCCGACCTTCCGCTTGCCGGATCCGCCGTGCGCTATGTCGATCTGGACAGCGCAGCGCGCGCCGCCGGCCGTGATCTGGCTGAATACCCCTATGTGATCCGCGTGCTGCTGGAAAACCTGCTGCGTCACCAGGCCTGGGGCGATGCCATCGCCGCCGCGGAGATCGATGCCTTGTGGGGGTGGTCCGAGCACACCGGCGCCGACTTGCCGCTGTATGTCGCGCGGGTCATCCTTCCCGACTCCAGCGGTTTGCCCGTGTTGCAGGATCTGGCGGCGTTGCGCGACGCGGTCGCGCTTGCGGGGGGCGACCCCGCCAAAGTCGAGGCGCACGTGCCGGTCGACCTGATCGTCGATCATTCGCTGCAGGTGGACCACTGGGGCGATGCCCAGGCGGTGACATTGAATCTGCGCCGCGAATATCAGCGCAACGATGAACGCTATCGTTTCCTGAAGTGGGCGCAGCAGGCTTTTCACGGGGTGCGGGTGTTTCCGCCCGGGACCGGCATCATCCATCAGGTCAATCTGGAATATGCGGCGCCCGTCATCGCCACGACACAGCGGCCTGACGGTTTGTGGGCCTATCCCGACTTCGTCATCGGGGGCGATTCGCATACGCCGATGATCAACGCATTGGGCGTGCTGGGTTGGGGTGTCGGCGGCATCGACGCCGAAGCAGCGCTGCTGGGCGAGGCTTACACCTTCCCGGTGCCGGAAGTGGTCGGCGTGCGCCTGTCAGGCGCCATCCGGTCGCCTGCCTTGACCACCGATGCGGCGCTGCTGGTGACCCAAAGGCTTAGGCAGGCCGGCGTGGCCGGCGCCATGGTCGAGTTCTTCGGTCCGGCCGTGGCGCAGCTGAGCGTGCCGGAGCGCGCCACCTTGGCCAATATGGCGCCTGAATATGGGGCGACCTGCGGTTTCTTCCCCATCGATGACAAGACGCTGGACTATCTGCGCGCCAGCGGCCGGGCCGATGCGCAAGTGGCGTTGATCCAGGCCTATGCCCACGCGAACGGCTTCTTCCGCGCGCCGGACGCTGTGACGCCCCGCTACGGCAGGATCATAGACATAGACCTTGGCGAGGCGACGCCCAGCATCGCCGGGCCGCGCCGGCCGCAGGACCGCCTGACCTTGGACGAGGTGCCGGCGGACTTCCGCGCCCGCCTGGTGCGTGCCAAGGCCGAGGGCGGCTTCGGGATCGAACGGGTCGACGCAGCCGCGCCGGCGGTCGAGGCTGTGCCGGCCACGCCGAACCTGCCGGCGCTGACGCATGGCGCGGTGACGCTGGCAGCGATCACCTCCTGTACCAATACCTCCAACCCCGCGGTGATGCTGGCGGCCGGCTTGCTCGCGCGCAATGCCCTGCGCCGAGGCCTGATGCCGCCCGCGTGGGTCAAGCGTTCGCTGGCGCCCGGTTCGCGCGCGGTCACGCGCTATCTGGAGCGGGCAGGCCTGCTCACCGAGCTGGAGGCGCTGGGCTTCTACGTCATTGGCTACGGCTGCACGACTTGCGGCGGCAAATCAGGGCCCCTGGATGCGGATGCCGCCGAACGCATAGGCGAGGACGGCCTCGTCGCCGTGGCCGTGCTGTCCGGCAACCGCAACTTCGAGGGCCGCATCCACAAGTTGCTGCGTGCGAATTACATCGGCTCGCCGCCGTTGGTGGTCGCCTACGCGCTGGCGGCGCGCATCGATATCGATTTCGACACGGAACCGCTGGGACACGATGGCGCCGGCGCGCCGGTCTATCTGCGCGACATCTGGCCGGCGCAGGAAGACATCGACGCCTTGCTGCCGGTGGCGGCCGACCGGACCCTCTACGAAGCGGTCTACGATCCGGCACAGGTGGAGAGCCAGGATTGGGACGCGCTGCCGGCGTCGGGCGGCGTGCGTTTCGCATGGGACCCCAAGTCCCTGTACCTGGTGGAGCCGCCGTTCTTCCGCGATGTGTCCACTGGCGATGCCCTGGCCAATCTGCAGGCTGCGTTGGGCGACTGCCGGGTGCTGGCGGCGTTCGGCGATTCTTTGACCACGGACCATATCTCACCGGGCGGGGAAATTCCCCTGGAAACGCCGGCAGGGCAGTATCTGACGCAGGCCGGCGTGGCGCAGCGGGATTTCAACAGCTATGTCGCCCGCCGCTGCAATTACCACGTGATGACGCGCGCCACCTTCGCCAACGTGCGCGTCCACAACGAGCTGATACCAGGCAGTGAAGGCGGTGTCACGCGCCACTTCCCGGACGGCGCGGAGATGACCATCTACGACGCGGCCATGGCTTACCGCGCGGCGGGGCTGTCCAGCATCATCCTGGCCGGCAAGGAATACGGCACGGGCAGCAGCCGCGACTGGGCCGCCAAGGGTTCGGCCCTGCTAGGCGTAAAGGCGGTGATCGCGGAGTCCTATGAGCGGATACACCGTGCCAACCTGGTCGGAATGGGTGTCTTGCCGCTGGCCTTCGAGCCCGGGCAGGGGTGGCGCGAACTGGGCCTGACCGGTAGTGAAAGTTATCGCTTCGACGGCATCGAGGCGGGTGTATTGGAGGGCGCGCTCATCGCCGTCACCGCCACGGAAGGCGAGCGGGTGGTGCGCTTCAAGGTGCGGGCGCAGGTGCTGACGCAGGCCGAACGTACGCTGATGGCCGCGGGCGGGATTCCGGCCCGCGTGTTGACCACCATGCTGGCGGAGCAGGAGATCGCGGCGTGA
- a CDS encoding GntR family transcriptional regulator produces MTSQTELTMLRDDTTGPLADQVFQRILDAIYQGQLAPGAVINELALAQEFGVSRGPVREAVRRLQGIQLVTREPYVKARVMTLTATSALELFQMRMALEGVACHLAARRMSDAEIDDLFRELELDKERRKNKAAAQDRAPHKAQAKTQDQNAAPLPAVFDFHERIVRASGNNRIIHALCEDLYHLLRVYRRHSGTVLERKDDAYDEHWQIARAIRARDPELAESLMRAHIERAARHLFSHLAEDASDPPDRAAVGSRES; encoded by the coding sequence ATGACCTCGCAAACCGAACTGACCATGCTGCGCGATGACACGACCGGCCCCTTGGCCGATCAAGTGTTCCAGCGCATCCTGGACGCCATCTATCAAGGCCAGCTGGCCCCCGGCGCGGTCATCAATGAACTTGCGCTGGCGCAGGAATTCGGTGTCAGCCGCGGGCCGGTGCGTGAGGCCGTCCGCCGCCTGCAAGGCATTCAACTGGTCACCCGCGAACCTTACGTCAAGGCCCGCGTGATGACGCTCACCGCCACCAGCGCGCTTGAACTGTTCCAGATGCGGATGGCCCTGGAAGGTGTGGCCTGCCATCTGGCGGCACGACGCATGTCGGATGCGGAGATCGACGACCTGTTCCGCGAACTGGAGCTGGACAAGGAACGCCGCAAGAACAAGGCCGCCGCACAGGACCGCGCTCCGCACAAAGCGCAGGCCAAGACGCAGGACCAGAACGCTGCTCCCCTGCCCGCCGTCTTCGACTTCCACGAACGCATCGTCCGCGCGAGCGGTAACAACCGCATCATCCACGCCCTGTGCGAAGACCTCTACCACCTGCTGCGCGTCTATCGGCGCCACTCGGGCACGGTGCTGGAACGCAAGGACGACGCTTACGACGAACACTGGCAGATCGCCCGCGCCATCCGCGCGCGCGACCCTGAGCTGGCTGAATCGCTGATGCGCGCGCACATCGAGCGTGCTGCCCGGCACCTGTTTTCCCATCTTGCCGAGGACGCATCCGACCCCCCGGATCGCGCCGCCGTCGGCTCGCGAGAGAGTTAA
- a CDS encoding oxaloacetate decarboxylase has translation MDKETLNPRRRFRDLLNNEPFIVSPGVYDGYSIRLVEAAGFKTACTSGAAVSNALLGIPDIGVLGLAENVAHCRHLARSVSIPMTADADTGYGNPVNVFHTVRLFEEAGVAGINIEDQISPKRCGHMPGKDVVEEIEMVKKIEAACLARRDDDFVIIARTDSIAVEGMEGAIRRAKAYARAGADMLFPDAVRTEDDIKRIVDAAGIPVTINMGFGIRSRPTTPLVPLPRLKAIGVKRISLPRMLPAAAIHGMQQALGVMKEVISTGVPVDRPDLVVGIEDIMNVMGYTEMRALEKQLTTLDT, from the coding sequence ATGGACAAGGAAACCCTGAATCCCCGCCGCCGCTTCCGCGACCTGCTCAACAACGAACCCTTCATCGTTTCACCCGGCGTCTACGACGGCTACAGCATCCGCCTCGTCGAAGCCGCCGGCTTCAAGACCGCCTGCACCAGCGGCGCCGCCGTGTCGAACGCCCTGCTGGGCATCCCGGACATCGGCGTACTGGGCCTGGCCGAGAACGTGGCGCACTGCCGCCACCTGGCCCGCTCGGTTTCCATCCCCATGACCGCCGACGCCGACACGGGCTACGGCAATCCCGTCAATGTCTTCCATACCGTGCGCCTGTTCGAGGAAGCCGGCGTGGCCGGCATCAATATCGAAGACCAGATCAGTCCCAAGCGCTGTGGCCACATGCCAGGCAAGGACGTCGTCGAAGAGATCGAAATGGTCAAGAAGATCGAAGCGGCCTGTCTGGCTCGCCGCGACGACGACTTCGTGATCATCGCCCGCACCGACAGCATCGCCGTCGAGGGCATGGAGGGCGCCATCCGCCGCGCCAAGGCCTACGCCCGCGCCGGCGCCGACATGCTGTTCCCCGACGCCGTGCGCACGGAAGACGACATCAAGCGCATCGTCGACGCGGCCGGCATCCCCGTCACCATCAATATGGGCTTCGGCATTCGCTCCCGCCCCACCACCCCGCTGGTGCCGCTGCCGCGCCTGAAGGCGATCGGCGTGAAGCGCATCAGCCTGCCGCGCATGCTGCCGGCGGCCGCCATCCACGGCATGCAGCAGGCGTTGGGGGTCATGAAGGAAGTGATCAGCACCGGCGTGCCCGTCGATCGTCCCGACCTGGTCGTCGGCATCGAGGACATCATGAATGTCATGGGCTACACCGAAATGCGGGCGCTGGAAAAGCAGCTGACGACGCTGGACACCTGA
- a CDS encoding SDR family NAD(P)-dependent oxidoreductase, whose translation MRLKDRIAIVTGAAGGLGHAIATRFAEEGASLCLVDRLDPTALVQTLKDAGHRAIGINADLTDSGAVQSIMDRAVQEYGRIDVLVNLAGVGSHGACCDVTDDEWRRVIDCNMTSVFYCCRAVLPVMRQQGYGRIVNIGSVIGKNGGNPRPWIDKEEQRRASNLAYGASKAGIHAMTYFLAKETAHEGITVNAVAPGPIASNERLTKVFPQVLKDLIPVGRLGRPEEVADAVTFLAGEQASFVTGEVLDVNGGIWVD comes from the coding sequence ATGAGACTGAAGGACAGAATCGCCATCGTCACCGGGGCCGCGGGCGGCCTGGGTCACGCCATCGCCACGCGCTTCGCCGAGGAAGGCGCCAGCCTTTGCCTGGTCGACCGGCTGGACCCCACGGCGCTGGTGCAGACACTGAAAGATGCCGGCCATCGCGCCATCGGCATCAACGCCGACCTCACTGACAGCGGCGCGGTGCAGTCCATCATGGACCGCGCCGTCCAGGAATACGGGCGCATCGACGTGCTGGTCAACCTGGCGGGCGTGGGCTCCCACGGCGCCTGCTGCGACGTCACCGACGACGAGTGGCGCCGCGTGATCGACTGCAATATGACCAGCGTCTTCTACTGCTGCCGGGCCGTGCTGCCGGTGATGCGGCAACAGGGCTATGGCCGCATCGTCAACATCGGCTCCGTGATCGGCAAGAACGGCGGCAACCCACGCCCATGGATAGACAAGGAAGAGCAGCGCCGCGCCAGCAACCTGGCCTATGGCGCGTCCAAGGCGGGGATCCACGCCATGACGTATTTCCTGGCCAAGGAAACCGCTCACGAGGGCATCACGGTGAATGCGGTTGCGCCGGGTCCCATCGCGTCCAACGAGCGCCTGACCAAGGTGTTCCCTCAGGTTCTCAAGGACCTGATCCCGGTCGGCCGCCTGGGCCGCCCCGAAGAGGTCGCCGATGCCGTGACCTTCCTGGCGGGTGAGCAGGCGTCCTTCGTTACCGGAGAGGTGTTGGACGTCAACGGCGGAATCTGGGTCGATTGA
- the tcuA gene encoding FAD-dependent tricarballylate dehydrogenase TcuA yields MAQKDNQESSCKETTLNTKVNETARAYDVVVVGCGVAGLSAAVAAAEAGGRVCVLERAPLEERGGNTRYTGAYLRMKSVTEVTDDFEEHFAANSGGYMDPTLVGDLALDPATWSPTLRAYSFTDPNVVSTLAERAPDTLAWISGFGVKFIPLDVPFPTSSQPRIVPSGGGLALIDALAAQFEKLGGTIFYRTAAQSLVTDDEGRIQGVAAVVEPHRRVTFRAPSVVLASGGFQGNAEMMTRYVGPRSIYLRGMSLGCNFNKGEGIRMALDIGAAPCGDFGSFHASPMDPRSNRAGPSMYVYPYGILVNEQGRRFVDEGPGHTDETYEDVTRNISAQPHGIAYCILDARSDDLPNLAVAVRTEQPAVTAATIAELAAKLGLPADVLEATVAAYNAACRPGNFNPRDTDGLATVGLTPPKSNWSRPLDKGPYKAYPIISSIVFTFGGLKVNARAQVLNQEGDAIPGLYAAGETQGLYYGSYTGATSVLKGAVFGRIAGTDAVSRRQR; encoded by the coding sequence GTGGCGCAAAAAGATAACCAGGAATCATCCTGCAAGGAGACAACGTTGAATACCAAGGTCAATGAGACGGCGCGTGCCTACGACGTCGTGGTGGTCGGTTGCGGCGTCGCCGGACTTTCCGCGGCGGTGGCCGCCGCCGAAGCCGGCGGGCGCGTGTGCGTGCTGGAGCGTGCCCCGCTGGAGGAGCGCGGTGGCAATACGCGCTACACGGGCGCCTATCTGCGCATGAAGTCGGTGACCGAAGTCACCGACGACTTCGAAGAGCATTTCGCCGCCAACTCAGGCGGCTATATGGACCCGACCCTGGTCGGCGACCTGGCGCTGGATCCGGCCACCTGGTCCCCCACCCTGCGGGCCTACAGCTTTACCGACCCCAACGTGGTGAGCACGCTGGCCGAACGGGCGCCGGACACCTTGGCCTGGATCAGCGGCTTCGGCGTGAAATTCATTCCGCTGGACGTACCGTTTCCGACATCCAGCCAGCCACGCATCGTGCCCAGCGGCGGCGGCCTGGCGTTGATCGACGCGCTGGCGGCGCAGTTCGAGAAGCTGGGCGGCACGATTTTCTACCGCACCGCGGCCCAGTCGCTCGTCACCGATGACGAAGGCCGCATCCAGGGCGTGGCGGCCGTGGTCGAGCCGCATCGGCGCGTGACGTTCCGCGCGCCTTCCGTGGTGTTGGCCAGCGGCGGTTTCCAGGGCAATGCCGAGATGATGACGCGCTACGTGGGCCCGCGATCCATCTACCTGCGCGGCATGTCGCTGGGCTGCAATTTCAACAAGGGCGAAGGCATACGCATGGCGCTGGACATCGGCGCGGCTCCCTGCGGCGACTTCGGCAGTTTTCACGCCTCGCCCATGGATCCCCGGTCCAACCGCGCGGGACCGTCGATGTACGTTTATCCCTACGGCATCCTGGTCAATGAGCAGGGCCGCCGTTTCGTCGACGAAGGGCCTGGGCATACCGACGAGACCTATGAGGACGTCACCCGCAATATCTCGGCGCAGCCGCATGGCATCGCCTATTGCATCCTGGATGCCAGGTCGGACGATCTGCCCAATCTCGCCGTCGCGGTGCGTACGGAACAACCGGCCGTTACGGCGGCCACGATTGCCGAACTAGCCGCCAAGCTGGGACTGCCCGCCGACGTGCTGGAAGCCACGGTGGCCGCCTACAACGCCGCCTGCCGCCCCGGCAATTTCAATCCCCGCGACACGGACGGCCTGGCGACGGTGGGCCTGACGCCGCCGAAGTCGAACTGGTCGCGACCGCTGGATAAGGGCCCCTACAAGGCCTATCCCATCATTTCGTCCATCGTCTTCACGTTCGGCGGCCTGAAGGTTAATGCGCGCGCACAAGTGTTGAACCAGGAAGGCGATGCGATCCCGGGCCTGTATGCGGCCGGCGAGACGCAGGGCCTGTACTACGGCAGCTATACCGGCGCGACCTCCGTGCTAAAGGGCGCCGTATTCGGCCGGATCGCCGGCACCGATGCCGTTAGCCGCCGCCAACGATAA
- a CDS encoding aspartate/glutamate racemase family protein, which translates to MSMKIWHQSFTTLARVPAYVESLKTHVRKVVRADTEVEIHGSHPGTHGHKPGDGPSTDVGYAYLQSLHMHQFAYAAILAEERGFDAYAIATLPEPGLREIRSLVSIPVVGYGEASMLTACQLGLKFGVLLFIKEMIPQIQTNVQMHGLQQRFAGARYVGFPSGDVLPNSGMPEAVKEKFFASARQMIAEGADVIIPGEAPLSVMLKKEGISRVDNVPIIDGIAATLKQAEVLVDMKRQLGITRSTQGYYQAQPPRERIKELTELYGITRLFEKDN; encoded by the coding sequence ATGTCCATGAAGATCTGGCACCAAAGTTTCACCACGCTGGCACGCGTGCCGGCCTATGTCGAATCGCTCAAGACCCACGTGCGTAAGGTGGTGCGCGCCGATACGGAAGTCGAAATCCATGGCAGCCATCCTGGCACGCACGGACACAAGCCTGGCGACGGCCCCAGCACGGACGTCGGCTACGCGTATCTGCAGTCCCTGCATATGCATCAGTTCGCGTATGCGGCGATCCTGGCCGAAGAACGTGGCTTCGATGCCTATGCCATCGCCACGCTGCCCGAGCCGGGTTTGCGCGAGATCCGCAGCCTGGTGTCGATACCCGTGGTCGGCTATGGCGAAGCCAGCATGCTCACCGCCTGCCAGCTGGGCTTGAAGTTCGGGGTGCTGTTGTTCATCAAGGAAATGATTCCGCAGATCCAGACCAATGTGCAGATGCATGGCTTGCAGCAGCGCTTTGCCGGCGCGCGCTACGTGGGCTTTCCCTCGGGTGACGTGCTGCCGAACTCCGGGATGCCCGAAGCGGTGAAGGAGAAGTTCTTTGCGTCGGCCCGGCAGATGATCGCCGAGGGTGCCGACGTGATCATCCCCGGCGAGGCGCCCTTGAGCGTGATGCTGAAGAAGGAAGGCATCAGCCGGGTGGATAACGTGCCGATCATCGACGGCATCGCCGCTACCTTGAAACAAGCCGAGGTGTTGGTAGATATGAAGCGGCAGCTGGGGATCACGCGTTCAACGCAAGGGTATTACCAGGCCCAGCCTCCCCGTGAACGGATCAAGGAACTCACTGAGCTCTACGGCATTACCCGCTTGTTCGAAAAAGACAATTGA
- a CDS encoding tripartite tricarboxylate transporter substrate binding protein, producing MKRPLEEFSRLRRCLALTALLGATLSAAPTHAEDAAKDWPSKPIRLVVGYPPGGANDQMARQLAPRLGKALGASIVVENRAGADGVIGTTFVAQQPPDGYTLALAGMSPLVLSAFTFSHVPYDAHKDLVGASTVASSPMLFAVSPSLPVKTFQDLVAYAKAHPGKLNFATAGSGGSTRVMLELFKQTTGADVHYISYKGASQGLTDLLGGRLDAMIIDFSVLYPLVQQGKLRALATSGAHRSPLLPDVPTVTELGYPKLAAGNWYAVVAPAGTPAPIMDKLNKAVVQIANSEDMTKAFAGMSVEAMTQTNRADFGRFLQSEFDRWGHVIQAAGIKAE from the coding sequence ATGAAGCGCCCACTGGAAGAATTCTCCCGCTTGCGCCGATGCCTGGCGCTGACCGCCCTCCTGGGAGCGACCCTGTCGGCCGCGCCCACCCACGCGGAAGACGCCGCCAAGGACTGGCCATCGAAGCCCATCCGCCTGGTCGTCGGCTACCCGCCTGGCGGCGCCAACGATCAGATGGCGCGACAGCTGGCCCCGCGCCTGGGCAAGGCTCTGGGCGCGTCCATCGTCGTGGAAAACCGCGCGGGCGCCGACGGGGTGATCGGTACCACCTTCGTCGCGCAGCAGCCTCCCGACGGCTACACCCTGGCCCTGGCGGGCATGAGCCCGCTCGTCCTCAGCGCCTTCACGTTCTCCCACGTGCCTTACGACGCCCACAAGGATCTCGTCGGCGCCTCCACCGTCGCCAGCTCGCCCATGCTGTTCGCCGTCAGCCCGTCGCTACCGGTCAAGACCTTCCAGGATCTGGTCGCGTACGCCAAGGCCCACCCCGGCAAGCTCAATTTCGCGACGGCCGGCTCGGGAGGCTCCACCCGGGTGATGCTGGAACTGTTCAAGCAGACCACCGGCGCGGATGTCCACTACATCAGCTACAAGGGCGCGTCCCAAGGCCTCACCGACCTGCTGGGCGGCCGCCTGGATGCCATGATCATCGACTTCTCGGTGTTGTATCCGCTGGTGCAGCAGGGCAAGCTGCGGGCCCTGGCCACGTCTGGCGCGCATCGCAGTCCCTTGCTGCCCGACGTTCCAACCGTCACCGAGCTGGGCTATCCCAAGCTGGCCGCCGGCAACTGGTACGCCGTTGTCGCGCCCGCCGGCACGCCGGCGCCCATCATGGACAAGCTCAACAAGGCCGTGGTGCAGATCGCCAACTCGGAAGACATGACCAAGGCTTTCGCCGGCATGAGCGTCGAAGCCATGACGCAAACCAACCGGGCGGACTTTGGCCGCTTCCTGCAATCCGAGTTCGACCGCTGGGGCCATGTGATCCAGGCGGCCGGCATCAAGGCGGAGTGA